The proteins below are encoded in one region of Puntigrus tetrazona isolate hp1 chromosome 5, ASM1883169v1, whole genome shotgun sequence:
- the atp6v0a2b gene encoding LOW QUALITY PROTEIN: V-type proton ATPase 116 kDa subunit a (The sequence of the model RefSeq protein was modified relative to this genomic sequence to represent the inferred CDS: inserted 2 bases in 2 codons; deleted 1 base in 1 codon) — translation MGTLFRSEEMCLAQLFLQSGSAYDCISELGELGLAEFRDLNPSVNSFQRKFVNEIKRCEEMERILGYLLREIKKEDITLPEGEVNPAAPLPKHVMVIMEQLQRLELELSEVTRNKEKLQKNLLELTEYTHMLRITRNFVHRSAEREPSQVQYEEFPFLEKEPMMDYTSMQRLGAKLGFISGLIQSVKIEAFERMLWRVCKGYTILSYSEVDGLLEDPDTGEPTRSVVFLISYWXDQIGQKVKKICDCYHCHLYPYPNSNEERTDVVEALHTRIQDLHTVLHRTEDYLRQVLIKASESVYVWVIQVKKMKAIYHILNLCSFDVTNKCLIAEVWCPVNDLPALRRALEDGSRKSGATVPSFVNRIPSNDTPPTLIRTNKFTSGFQNIVDSHGVSSYREVNPAPYTIITFPFLFAVMFGDLGHGIIMALFALWMVLYENDRKLKKTRNEIWNIFFEGRYIILLMGIFSVYTGLIYNDCFSKSLNLFGSXWNVSAMFVPGTLRSNSFLALDPNVTGVFKGAYPLGIDPIWNLASNRLTFLNSYKMKMSVIIGIIHMTFGVVLGVFNHLHFRRTFNLYLIFIPELLFLLCLFGYLVFMIIYKWLFFTVRDSQTAPSILIHFINMFLMQGDSGQPLYPGQAGFQVFLVIVAVLSVPVLLLGKPLYLYWQHKGRDRLSMYRGYQRVRRSSEEELSLMHAHDMEEGTSLDSHSSSSDSQSEEFDFADVLLHQSIHTIEYCLGCISNTASYLRLWALSLAHAQLSEVLWAMVMRVGLRVDTSVGIVFLVPVFGLFAVLTVSILLVMEGLSAFLHALRLHWVEFQNKFYSGAGVKFIPFAFSLLHTSFENEGLL, via the exons ATGGGTACGTTGTTTCGTAGTGAGGAGATGTGTCTGGCCCAGCTCTTTCTGCAGTCCGGATCCGCTTATGACTGCATCAGTGAACTCGGCGAACTCGGGCTGGCGGAGTTCAGAGAC CTTAACCCTAGTGTGAACTCTTTTCAGCGGAAGTTTGTCAATGAAATCAAGAGATGTGAAGAGATGGAGAGGAttctgg GATATCTTCTGAGggaaattaaaaaagaagacaTCACACTGCCAGAAGGGGAGGTGAACCCAGCTGCACCATTACCCAAACATGTGATGGTCATAATG GAGCAGCTTCAGAGACTGGAACTGGAGCTGAGTGAGGTCACCAGAAACAAGGAGAAACTCCAGAAGAATCTTCTGGAACTGACtgagtacacacacatgctgcgCATCACACGCAACTTCGTGCACCGCAGTGCCGAG AGGGAGCCATCACAGGTCCAGTATGAAGAGTTTCCTTTCCTAGAGAAAGAACCCATGATGGACTACACCAGCATGCAGAGGCTTGGAGCCAAACTTGG GTTCATTTCTGGGCTTATTCAGAGCGTAAAAATCGAGGCGTTTGAGCGCATGCTCTGGAGAGTGTGTAAGGGCTACACCATCCTCAGCTACTCGGAGGTAGACGGCCTTCTCGAGGATCCAGATACG GGGGAGCCAACCAGGAGTGTGGTGTTCCTCATCTCTTACT GAGATCAGATTGGacagaaagttaaaaagattTGTGACTG CTACCACTGTCATCTGTACCCATACCCCAACAGTAATGAGGAGAGGACAGATGTGGTGGAG GCTCTCCACACACGCATTCAGGACTTGCACACG GTTCTTCACCGGACTGAGGATTACCTGAGGCAGGTGTTGATCAAGGCCTCAGAGTCTGTCTACGTTTGGGTGATCCAGGTTAAGAAAATGAAGGCCATATATCACATCCTTAACCTCTGCAGTTTTGATGTCACAAACAAGTGCCTCATTGCGGAGGTGTGGTGTCCCGTAAATGATCTGCCCGCGCTCCGGAGAGCGCTAGAGGATGGATCG aggAAGAGTGGAGCCACAGTTCCCTCATTTGTCAATCGTATCCCAAGCAATGACACTCCACCTACACTCATACGCACCAACAAGTTTACCTCAGGCTTTCAGAATATAGTTGATTCTCACGGCGTAAGCAGCTACAGAGAGGTCAACCCAG CTCCATATACAATCATTACCTTTCCcttcctgtttgctgtgatgtTTGGGGACCTCGGGCACGGCATCATCATGGCGCTGTTTGCTCTGTGGATGGTTCTCTATGAGAATGACCGCAAACTGAAGAAAACCAGAAACGAG atctggAACATTTTTTTCGAGGGTCGTTACATCATCCTGTTGATGGGTATATTTTCAGTCTACACTGGATTAATATACAATGACTGCTTCTCTAAATCACTCAACCTGTTTGGCT GGTGGAACGTCAGCGCTATGTTTGTGCCTGGA ACTCTCCGCTCAAATAGCTTCCTTGCACTGGATCCAAACGTCACAGGAGTCTTTAAAGGGGCCTATCCTCTGGGCATTGACCCG ATCTGGAACCTGGCGTCCAACCGTCTCACCTTCCTGAACTCCTATAAGATGAAGATGTCCGTGATCATAGGAATAATCCACATGACGTTTGGAGTCGTGCTTGGAGTTTTTAATCACCT GCACTTCAGACGGACATTTAATCTGTACCTGATATTTATTCCTGAGCTGCTCTTCCTGCTCTGCCTCTTCGGCTACCTGGTCTTCATGATCATTTATAAGTGGCTGTTTTTCACAGTCAGAGACTCTCAGACAGCTCCCAGCATCCTCATTCACTTTATCAACATGTTCCTGATGCAGGGGGACTCCGGTCAGCCCCTCTACCCAGGACAG GCCGGGTTTCAGGTGTTCCTGGTGATTGTGGCTGTGCTCTCAGTGCCTGTGTTACTCTTGGGCAAACCTCTCTACCTCTACTGGCAGCACAAGGGCAGAGACCGCCTGAGCATGTACCGG GGTTATCAGCGTGTACGGCGGAGCAGTGAGGAAGAGCTCTCTCTCATGCATGCTCATGATATGGAGGAGGGCACCAGTCTGGACAGCCACTCCTCCAGctctgacagccaatcagaggag TTTGATTTTGCTGATGTCCTCCTCCATCAGTCCATACACACTATAGAGTACTGCCTGGGCTGCATCTCTAACACTGCGTCTTACCTCCGCCTGTGGGCTCTCAGCCTGGCACATGCCC AGCTCTCTGAAGTGTTGTGGGCCATGGTGATGCGGGTCGGCCTGCGAGTGGACACCAGTGTGGGCATTGTGTTCCTGGTGCCTGTTTTTGGTCTGTTTGCTGTCCTCACCGTGTCCATCCTGCTGGTGATGGAGGGACTTTCAGCCTTCCTTCACGCTCTCAGACTCCACTG ggTGGAGTTCCAGAATAAGTTCTATAGCGGCGCTGGCGTCAAGTTTATACCGTTTGCCTTCTCTCTCTTGCACACCAGCTTTGAAAACGAGGGGTTATTGTGA